The following are encoded in a window of Cinclus cinclus chromosome 32, bCinCin1.1, whole genome shotgun sequence genomic DNA:
- the LOC134055487 gene encoding killer cell lectin-like receptor subfamily G member 2 produces MYGNVETALDKAWGPKDGCPHPPPDEDPYEPLDPSPTLGTPPQARPSPPRVALVALVALVALTVTLLLLLGTLGARRISALEAALEAEKAKEPPAPTASGSFLLYNRHHSGCVEASGPWLTVSPCVPSSPAQRFQWLPGGRLRHSATGLCAVAAAESPNALVGLRPCRDDSRLQRWECGPGELLALAGTELHFNFGHERRRRVLLFPGRGDWSRWRLHGSSEPVCAGAHLPPCSKGWVFFRNSCYFFSKLAASWDNSQIFCSSLESQLLEVDDAEEKSYVQAQLQGPSWLGIRDGDREGTWIRRDGTALTPNTSWWHRDEPNGGSLENCAATRPDGLWADYPCENALPWVCEGPS; encoded by the exons ATGTACGGGAACGTCGAGACCGCGCTGGACAAAGCCTGGGGACCCAAGGATG gctgtccccaccccccccccgaCGAGGATCCCTACGAGCCCCTggacccctcccccaccctggggacccccccccaggctcgcccctccccccccagggTGGCCCTGGTGGCCCTGGTGGCCCTGGTGGCGCTGACGGTgacgctgctgctgctgctggggacactCGGGGCACGGCGCA TCTCGGCCCTGGAGGCCGCCCTGGAGGCCGAGAAGGCGAAGGAGCCGCCAGCGCCCACAG CGTCCGGCTCCTTCCTGCTCTACAACCGCCACCACTCCGGCTGCGTGGAGGCCTCGGGCCCGTGGCTGACCGTGTCCCCCTGCGTCCCCTCCTCGCCGGCCCAGCGCTTCCAGTGGCTCCCGGGCGGCCGCCTGCGCCATTCGGCCACGGGACTCTGCGCGGTGGCCGCCGCCGAGTCCCCGAACGCCCtggtggggctgaggccgtgccgGGACGATTCGAGGCTGCAGCGTTGGGAGTGCGGCCCcggggagctgctggccctggccgGCACCGAGCTCCACTTCAACTTCGGCCACGAGCGCCGGCGCCGCGTGCTTCTCTTCCCGGGCCGCGGCGACTGGAGCCGCTGGAGGCTGCACGGCAGCTCCGAGCCCGTGTGCGCCGGGGCCC atCTCCCCccctgctccaagggctgggtCTTTTTCCGGAATTCCTGTTATTTCTTCTCCAAACTCGCCGCTTCCTGGGacaattcccaaattttctgcTCATCTTTGGAGTCGCAGCTGCTCGAGGTCGACGATGCCGAGGAAAAG AGCTACGTgcaggcccagctccagggcCCGTCGTGGCTGGGGATCCGGGACGGGGATCGGGAGGGGACCTGGATCCGCAGGGACGGCACCGCCCTGACCCCAAACACCAG TTGGTGGCACCGGGACGAGCCCAACGGGGGATCCCTGGAAAACTGCGCGGCCACGAGGCCGGACGGGCTCTGGGCCGATTATCCCTGCGAGAACGCCCTGCCCTGGGTCTGCGAGGGACCCTCCTGA